The Candidatus Palauibacter australiensis genome contains the following window.
CCCGCGTCACGAACCCGGGGATGAGCGTGTGGAAGGGCCGCTTGCCGGGCGCCACCTGGTTCGGGTGCCCGTCCTCGAGCGTGAAGCCGGCGCCGCGGTTCTGCAGCACGAAACCCGTCCCCGGGACGACGACGCCCGAGCCGAACGAGCCGTAGATGGAGTGGATGAAGGAGACCATGTTCCCGTACCGGTCGGCGACCGACAGGTAGATCGTCTCCGTGGCGGTCGCGAATTCGCCGGGCTCGACCCGCTCGGCGGCCACGGCCGGGTTGATGAGCGCCCGCCGCGACGCGAGGTAGTCAGGGTCGAGGAGTTGCTTCGGGTCGATCTCCATGTGGTCGGCGTCCCCGACGTGCCGCGCCAGGTCCGCGAAGGCCACCTTCTTGGCCTCGATCAGGTGATGGAGGTACTCGGGCGAGTTATGCCCCATGCCCGCCAGGTCGAACGGCTCGAGCATGCCCATCATCTGCAGCGCGGCGACGCCCTGGCCGGCGGGCGGCAGTTCCCAGATCGTCCACCCCTTGTAGTCCATCGACAGCGGCTCGACCCAGCGCACCTCCATCGCCGCCATGTCCTCCGGCGTGAGGTAGCCGCCGAGTTCGGCGAGTCCCTCGGCCACCCGCGTGCCCAGCGCGCCTCCGTACATGGCGGCCGGGCCTTCCGCCGCGATCGTACGCAGGGAACGCGCGAAGTCGGGGTTCCGGAACCAGTCTCCCGCTTCCGGCGCCCGCTTGCCGTCGATCAGGTAGGTCGCCGCGGCCCCGGGGTCCGCCTGCAGCTTGCGCAACTGTCCCCGCCATTGGCCCGCGATGATCGGGGTGACGGGGAAGCCCTCCTCGGCCAGCGCGATGGCCGGCGCCACGAGTTCGGAGAGCGGTCGGCTCCCGTACTTCTCGTTGAGGGCGCCCCAGCCTGCGATCGCCCCCGGCACGGTCACCGCGCCCGGCCCGGATCCCGGCACGCGGTCGTAGCCGTCCGCCCGGATCCGCTCCGGCGTCATATGGGTCCC
Protein-coding sequences here:
- the ggt gene encoding gamma-glutamyltransferase; protein product: MNAPGSMAGRSTVYAPNGMVATSQPMASSIALGVLRDGGNAFDAAIAASSVLSLVEPHMTGLGGDLFALFWSAEEGRLVGLDATGRAGTHMTPERIRADGYDRVPGSGPGAVTVPGAIAGWGALNEKYGSRPLSELVAPAIALAEEGFPVTPIIAGQWRGQLRKLQADPGAAATYLIDGKRAPEAGDWFRNPDFARSLRTIAAEGPAAMYGGALGTRVAEGLAELGGYLTPEDMAAMEVRWVEPLSMDYKGWTIWELPPAGQGVAALQMMGMLEPFDLAGMGHNSPEYLHHLIEAKKVAFADLARHVGDADHMEIDPKQLLDPDYLASRRALINPAVAAERVEPGEFATATETIYLSVADRYGNMVSFIHSIYGSFGSGVVVPGTGFVLQNRGAGFTLEDGHPNQVAPGKRPFHTLIPGFVTRDGEPLMAFGVMGGSMQPQGHTQVVLNMIEFGMDPQQAIDAARFRHMGGLRVAVERLTDGLEAGMSAFGHELVDWESASFGGGQLVMKLERGWAGASDPRKDGLAIGH